A window from Drosophila subobscura isolate 14011-0131.10 chromosome O, UCBerk_Dsub_1.0, whole genome shotgun sequence encodes these proteins:
- the LOC117897707 gene encoding zinc finger protein 184, with translation MEVIIKWSMCRTCKSEDTAELQPLFGSEAPKLLCKYAGVNVILDDGLPDTICNTCLQMLDGVHTFVTTCQQADEQLKSLVRQTIPDFTRTGVENRVRARKQTILQRQDKNPEIEFAEDSIHTDEISLDEKLLEVAASTEQPVPTAHDEKSGYLSKADSEECQTNDQANADLALCISVGSYEGYLVENEVALDNFAPEPPQPSTEYKIDLGVACVPERHRCIVCSNTYPNASKLADHLRTHLNEKAYECEVCSKRFTTSCNLSTHIRTHTGEKPYKCDHCTRCFADRSTHRKHERMHTNERPYACHICPKTFSLSSTRKAHILTHSKEKAHGCLKCNKKFRLPHQLKAHMKTHAHMTMEVES, from the exons atggAGGTCATCATCAAGTGGAGCATGTGTAGAACTTGCAAAAGTGAGGACACCGCAGAACTGCAACCGCTCTTCGGTTCTGAAGCGCCCAAGCTTTTGTGCAAGTATGCGGGCGTCAAT GTGATTCTGGACGATGGCTTGCCTGACACAATATGCAACACTTGCCTTCAAATGTTGGATGGAGTGCACACTTTTGTCACCACATGCCAGCAGGCCGATGAGCAGCTCAAGAGTCTCGTGCGTCAAACAATTCCCGATTTCACAAGGACCGGCGTGGAAAACCGAGTACGTGCGAGGAAACAAACCATTTTACAAAGACAGGACAAGAATCccgaaattgaatttgcggAGGACAGTATTCATACGGATGAAATAAGTCTGGACGAAAAATTATTAGAAGTGGCGGCATCCACAGAACAGCCTGTACCCACTGCACATGACGAAAAGTCGGGCTATTTGAGCAAAGCAGACAGCGAGGAATGCCAAACAAACGACCAGGCCAATGCGGACCTAGCACTGTGCATAAGCGTTGGCTCATATGAGGGCTATCTCGTTGAGAACGAGGTGGCACTGGATAACTTCGCCCCAGAGCCACCGCAACCTTCCACGGAGTATAAAATAGATCTCGGCGTGGCCTGTGTTCCAGAAAGGCACAGGTGCATTGTCTGCAGCAACACCTACCCCAACGCATCGAAGCTGGCTGACCACCTACGCACCCATCTGAACGAGAAGGCCTATGAATGCGA aGTTTGCTCGAAACGCTTCACTACCAGCTGCAACCTGAGCACTCACATCAGAACCCACACGGGGGAGAAGCCTTATAAATGTGATCATTGCACGCGTTGCTTTGCCGATCGCAGCACCCATCGCAAGCACGAACG CATGCACACGAACGAGCGACCATATGCCTGCCACATTTGCCCGAAAACCTTTTCACTATCCTCCACCCGCAAGGCACACATTCTAACGCACTCGAAGGAAAAGGCTCACGGGTGCttaaagtgcaacaaaaagttcCGCTTGCCGCATCAGTTGAAAGCTCATATGAAGACCCACGCACATATGACGATGGAAGTCGAGTCATAG
- the LOC117898134 gene encoding transcription factor Ouib isoform X2: protein MPEYTLCRICLTEDLSLDGMTPLFDDQNVECPELVKKIEEVGSIKLAPLQDMVSMLCFNCVDTLSIAHKFRELCQASERAFSDNIVKCEPTEDPSSLEEHNIEYIYEAASEFIDADGDIELDTMLEERLEDGITEADAAFGDIGVVEEIDENDLLIENGSDSDYEPSERYRKPKIRKTRLAKRGRGRPRNSTLENGQEKAPGMCRSSEEPTNIMCEICGNIYSKRAALNIHMRRHLAEKPFECEICGKTFAGPSELNRHIRVHTGEKPFTCKYCSRSFADRSSNIRHERTHTNERPFACSTCGKSFSYSNVLKNHMLTHTGEKPFLCLPCNKTFSRKHQLEQHIGTMTHQQTMRAHQTNETLRGASELY, encoded by the exons ATGCCCGAGTACACGCTTTGTAGGATCTGTTTAACAGAAGATCTTAGTTTAGACGGCATGACGCCCCTATTCGACGATCAGAACGTGGAGTGTCCAGAGCTGGTGAAGAAAATTGAAGAAGTCGGCAGCATCAAG CTAGCCCCACTTCAGGACATGGTGAGCATGCTGTGCTTTAACTGCGTGGACACCCTCTCGATTGCACACAAATTCCGGGAACTGTGCcaggcgagcgagcgagcctTTTCCGATAATATTGTCAAG TGCGAACCCACTGAGGATCCCTCCAGCTTAGAGGAGCATAACATTGAGTATATTTACGAGGCTGCCAGCGAATTCATTGATGCCGATGGCGATATTGAACTAGACACTATGCTGGAAGAGCGTTTGGAGGATGGAATTACAGAAGCTGACGCGGCATTCGGCGACATAGGTGTGGTGGAGGAGATAGATGAAAATGACCTGCTGATAGAAAACGGCAGCGATAGTGACTACGAGCCAAGTGAACGTTACCGCAAGCCAAAGATCCGCAAAACGCGGCTCGCCAAACGCGGTCGTGGCAGACCACGGAACTCCACTCTGGAGAATGGTCAGGAAAAGGCGCCTGGCATGTGCAGGTCCAGTGAAGAGCCCACTAATATCATGTGCGAAATTTGTGGCAACATCTACTCCAAGAGAGCAGCACTCAACATTCACATGCGCCGTCATCTGGCTGAGAAGCCGTTCGAATGCGA GATTTGCGGTAAAACGTTTGCGGGTCCCTCGGAGCTTAATCGCCATATACGAGTACACACTGGCGAGAAACCGTTCACGTGTAAATACTGCTCCCGCTCGTTTGCGGATCGAAGCTCCAACATACGGCATGAAAG AACTCATACAAACGAACGGCCCTTTGCCTGCTCAACTTGTGGCAAGTCCTTTTCTTACTCTAACGTCCTGAAGAATCACATGTTAACTCACACGGGGGAGAAGCCCTTTTT gTGTCTGCCCTGCAACAAAACCTTTTCTCGTAAACaccagctggagcagcacatCGGCACGATGACCCACCAGCAAACCATGAGAGCGCACCAGACAAACGAGACCTTACGGGGTGCTTCGGAATTATACTAG
- the LOC117898134 gene encoding transcription factor Ouib isoform X1, whose product MPEYTLCRICLTEDLSLDGMTPLFDDQNVECPELVKKIEEVGSIKLAPLQDMVSMLCFNCVDTLSIAHKFRELCQASERAFSDNIVKAEMKCEPTEDPSSLEEHNIEYIYEAASEFIDADGDIELDTMLEERLEDGITEADAAFGDIGVVEEIDENDLLIENGSDSDYEPSERYRKPKIRKTRLAKRGRGRPRNSTLENGQEKAPGMCRSSEEPTNIMCEICGNIYSKRAALNIHMRRHLAEKPFECEICGKTFAGPSELNRHIRVHTGEKPFTCKYCSRSFADRSSNIRHERTHTNERPFACSTCGKSFSYSNVLKNHMLTHTGEKPFLCLPCNKTFSRKHQLEQHIGTMTHQQTMRAHQTNETLRGASELY is encoded by the exons ATGCCCGAGTACACGCTTTGTAGGATCTGTTTAACAGAAGATCTTAGTTTAGACGGCATGACGCCCCTATTCGACGATCAGAACGTGGAGTGTCCAGAGCTGGTGAAGAAAATTGAAGAAGTCGGCAGCATCAAG CTAGCCCCACTTCAGGACATGGTGAGCATGCTGTGCTTTAACTGCGTGGACACCCTCTCGATTGCACACAAATTCCGGGAACTGTGCcaggcgagcgagcgagcctTTTCCGATAATATTGTCAAG GCGGAGATGAAGTGCGAACCCACTGAGGATCCCTCCAGCTTAGAGGAGCATAACATTGAGTATATTTACGAGGCTGCCAGCGAATTCATTGATGCCGATGGCGATATTGAACTAGACACTATGCTGGAAGAGCGTTTGGAGGATGGAATTACAGAAGCTGACGCGGCATTCGGCGACATAGGTGTGGTGGAGGAGATAGATGAAAATGACCTGCTGATAGAAAACGGCAGCGATAGTGACTACGAGCCAAGTGAACGTTACCGCAAGCCAAAGATCCGCAAAACGCGGCTCGCCAAACGCGGTCGTGGCAGACCACGGAACTCCACTCTGGAGAATGGTCAGGAAAAGGCGCCTGGCATGTGCAGGTCCAGTGAAGAGCCCACTAATATCATGTGCGAAATTTGTGGCAACATCTACTCCAAGAGAGCAGCACTCAACATTCACATGCGCCGTCATCTGGCTGAGAAGCCGTTCGAATGCGA GATTTGCGGTAAAACGTTTGCGGGTCCCTCGGAGCTTAATCGCCATATACGAGTACACACTGGCGAGAAACCGTTCACGTGTAAATACTGCTCCCGCTCGTTTGCGGATCGAAGCTCCAACATACGGCATGAAAG AACTCATACAAACGAACGGCCCTTTGCCTGCTCAACTTGTGGCAAGTCCTTTTCTTACTCTAACGTCCTGAAGAATCACATGTTAACTCACACGGGGGAGAAGCCCTTTTT gTGTCTGCCCTGCAACAAAACCTTTTCTCGTAAACaccagctggagcagcacatCGGCACGATGACCCACCAGCAAACCATGAGAGCGCACCAGACAAACGAGACCTTACGGGGTGCTTCGGAATTATACTAG
- the LOC117896411 gene encoding gastrula zinc finger protein XlCGF17.1 produces MRNKICRICSGAEATIYLFCPKNGHFIRQILSITGVGLNEKEGISSYMCEKCVFDLDCAIKFRQRCIISEKRNLEKVNSTGSIEEEDTNTDSEIESYGPNTDEENTDDYALEYESEICTQNNVEQANTKRRGKYAEPYICDDCGKSINSWSNFQEHKLRHTGVKNFACEFSDCGKRFATRKELVRHNRCHTGEKPFVCIYCSRRFSDASSREEHHRRHRNEKRFECKTCGKSFVSSGCLRKHTLTHASVDARKHHCGICNKRFMRIAHLQNHLTTSTHLEKALDVAQQSSTVVVHEADTSIS; encoded by the exons ATGCGGAATAAGATATGTCGGATTTGCTCTGGTGCTGAGGCTACGATATACCTGTTCTGCCCGAAGAACGGCCATTTCATCCGCCAAATTCTCTCCATAACTGGGGTCGGG CTAAATGAAAAAGAAGGAATATCCAGCTATATGTGCGAAAAGTGCGTTTTCGACTTGGACTGCGCCATAAAGTTCCGGCAGCGCTGCATCATCTCAGAGAAGCGTAATCTGGAGAAAGTGAACTCCACGGGCAGCATAGAGGAGGAGGATACCAATACCGACTCCGAAATAGAGTCTTATGGGCCGAACACCGATGAGGAGAACACTGATGACTATGCTCTGGAATATGAATCAGAAATATGCACGCAGAACAACGTAGAGCAGGCGAACACAAAGCGCAGAGGAAAATATGCAGAGCCCTACATATGCGATGACTGTGGAAAGTCTATAAATAGCTGGAGCAACTTTCAAGAGCACAAGCTGCGGCACACAGGTGTCAAGAACTTTGCGTGTGAGTTCAG TGATTGTGGCAAACGTTTCGCCACTCGCAAGGAGTTGGTGCGTCATAACCGGTGCCACACGGGAGAAAAGCCCTTCGTCTGCATCTACTGTTCGCGCCGATTTTCCGATGCAAGCTCCCGCGAGGAGCATCACAGACGCCACCGAAACGAAAAGCGCTTCGAGTGTAAAACCTGCGGAAAAAGTTTCGTTAGCTCTGGCTGCCTAAGGAAGCACACGCTGACACACGCCTCCGTAGACGCGCGCAAGCATCA CTGTGGCATTTGCAACAAGCGCTTCATGCGCATTGCCCACTTGCAAAATCATTTAACTACCTCCACGCACCTGGAAAAGGCACTGGATGTGGCACAACAGTCGTCGACAGTCGTCGTGCATGAAGCTGACACAAGCATTTCCTAG
- the LOC117896410 gene encoding transcription factor Ouib, which translates to MRILFCLHLNKYRKCAFKMTLQCRVCGGVIYNAKAKNLFQKENSKLLMNIELVVGILLFDDPELPRCICACCLHDLNQAIVFRNHCIQTQKNLLEKQRRSRTPLEDYDEDTEIKHEIEMDTELAAMSAGDLDDAYENVEELLDPEEDDDDPQSQNSDEAEDTAQDADSLITSLKKELGSIYDSSDDNDDDELPELSDSSNSDGGYSPADDLSPVSVTQTRKRGRPKKVATATTPASRAKKYMTWKNLTEEEIVERKRQQRRRDCVCEQCGRHFTDQSNFKLHMLRHTGIKNFACPDCGKKFYTDHLLSLHQRIVHRGEKPYACKYCNKSFHNSTTRVIHERIHTNARPYPCNHCSKSFSSASGRKRHELIHTGVRAFYCETCDQTFQRNTHLKAHLQSKMHVMKAKHKDFPSTEKV; encoded by the exons ATgcgcattttattttgtttgcatttgaataaatatagaaaatgtgcatttaaaatgACGCTGCAATGCCGAGTCTGCGGGGGCGTCATCTACAATGCAAAGGCTAAGAATCTATTCCAGAAGGAGAACTCTAAGCTGCTAATGAACATCGAGTTGGTGGTCGGCATTTTG CTCTTTGATGATCCAGAGCTGCCGAGATGCATATGTGCTTGTTGTTTGCACGACTTGAATCAGGCAATCGTGTTCCGGAATCACTGCATCCAGACTCAGAAGAACCTGTTGGAGAAACAACGTCGCAGCAGGACTCCTTTAGAGGACTATGATGAGGACACAGAAATTAAGCATGAGATTGAAATGGATACTGAGCTGGCGGCCATGTCAGCTGGTGATCTGGATGATGCTTATGAAAATGTAGAAGAGCTGTTAGACCCAGAagaggacgacgacgatcCACAAAGCCAAAATAGTGATGAGGCGGAGGATACTGCGCAGGATGCAGACTCTCTGATAACAAGTCTAAAGAAAGAGCTGGGTAGCATTTATGATAGCAGCGATgacaatgacgatgacgagTTACCGGAATTGTCCGACTCAAGCAACTCAGACGGCGGATACTCTCCCGCCGACGATTTGTCACCAGTGTCGGTTACCCAAACCAGGAAAAGGGGTCGACCCAAGAAAgttgcaactgccacaacGCCAGCTAGCCGAGCCAAAAAATACATGACTTGGAAAAACTTGACAGAGGAGGAGATAGTCGAAAGGAAGCGTCAACAGCGTCGCCGGGATTGTGTCTGCGAGCAGTGCGGCAGGCACTTCACAGATCAGAGCAACTTCAAATTGCACATGCTGCGGCATACGGGCATCAAGAATTTTGCCTGCCCGGACTGTGGCAAAAAGTTCTACACAGATCATTTGCTGTCGCTTCACCAAAGGATTGTGCACAGAGGCGAAAAGCCCTATGCCTGTAAATACTGCAACAAGTCGTTTCACAATAGCACAACCCGCGTCATCCACGAGCG AATTCACACAAATGCTCGACCGTATCCCTGTAACCATTGCAGTAAAAGTTTCAGCTCGGCATCTGGTCGCAAGCGGCATGAATTAATACACACTGGCGTGAGAGCATTTTA CTGCGAAACCTGCGATCAAACTTTCCAGCGCAACACACACCTTAAGGCTCATCTTCAATCGAAGATGCATGTCATGAAAGCAAAACATAAGGATTTTCCTAGTACGGAGAAAGTTTAA
- the LOC117896408 gene encoding protein SON has protein sequence MTEKSELASNVENSELEQSVASSSPSGPPPQIMVKSEKLDAEVEAKLRALNAKNKSDQERGNNNDQQQDDDSEDDDDDCDGEGDGDGSSVDDKKAIAPVKSSNEILAELFGVFNAAPPAELLDDKNLLKLKHKKVKKEKKKKKKASKSDGEWSDSEAEGKHKHRRKKHKHKHKDTKEKEKDRDKAKEKERPAVAPVASVVSACVKEKEKPETKKRPTERSNHAADVLPPKREKRDRERERDRSHNSFYNGYRDNERISERPSTKARDMSDVSLSDEESYLREKASSNGRRRPQNSFYDVKEEHKEEPNQQHHSKRNARDTGSRRPRRSRSRSRSRSRPRDLGIDKKRLLEVARKNAIHMFKRGNLPGVADMTPEVKDKVLIKMRYGGRTVQDLTDFCKKISSGDALSDLSSDEESDTDKNGNAKAFHHPFQLKEREPIVMHIRNSTPIQPRREDQTKAITMQFPVSSGQAHRITEAWVPVERKDALAPLPSLPPVKQSTNIFQDIQKNVFAKSIPALEQQEPAFKPIGGPAALESSTSVSSPAPVPAPVPVPAPVPLSRPEPVPAPAVAPVNAFTPAPIPFVPEVPIPSATTPVTPSRSAAMRQSSQSASIFPETLPLSMDVSSIITQRLSAIRRLQTNPTDCEAIKMMHNAQRDMSSWASSKHLPGQFTGSTGAHVMKAHELNSGPQLWVRRDQLTSTKPVTGGMGMALLQKMGWKPGEGLGRCKTGSLQPLLLDVKLDKRGLVSREDIKLQPNRPAAGHRKNKNSGGGGVGGGGPGQSGPPPMVVTMDKHPVCVLNELTSKNRWTPPQYTLQQESGPSHIRSFLFSVEINGNSYTPDRPCNNKKEAKLNAAKLCLEKLGILQPS, from the exons ATGACAGAAAAGTCGGAGCTCGCCTCGAATGTGGAGAACTCTGAATTGGAACAGTCGGTGGCTTCTTCTTCCCCCAGTGGACCTCCTCCACAGATAATGGTAAAATCTGAGAAGCTTGATGCTGAGGTTGAGGCAAAGCTGCGAGCCTTGAATGCGAAGAATAAGTCGGATCAGGAGCGAGGAAATAACaatgaccagcagcaggatgacGACTCGgaagacgatgacgatgactgTGATGGCGAGGGCGATGGCGACGGCTCTTCTGTGGACGATAAAAAGGCCATTGCGCCGGTAAAGTCATCCAACGAAATACTCGCCGAACTCTTTGGCGTTTTCAATGCAGCGCCGCCAGCGGAGTTGCTCGACGACAAGAATCTGCTGAAGCTCAAGCACAAAAAGGtcaaaaaggagaagaaaaagaagaagaaagcgTCCAAGTCGGATGGCGAGTGGTCCGACTCGGAGGCGGAGGGCAAGCACAAGCACCGGCGGAaaaagcacaagcacaaacacaaagacaccaaggaaaaggaaaaggatcGCGACAaggccaaggagaaggagagaccagctgttgctcctgttgcCTCCGTGGTTTCTGCCTGTGttaaagagaaagagaagcctGAGACTAAGAAACGGCCCACGGAGAGAAGCAACCATGCGGCGGATGTCCTGCCACCAAAGCGGGAGAAGCGGGATCGGGAGCGAGAACGTGACCGCAGCCACAATAGCTTCTACAATGGCTACAGGGACAACGAACGGATCAGCGAACGGCCCAGTACCAAGGCTCGGGACATGTCCGATGTTTCGCTCTCCGACGAGGAATCTTATCTCCGCGAGAAGGCCTCCTCCAATGGACGTCGGCGACCTCAGAACAGCTTCTACGACGTGAAAGAAGAGCACAAAGAGGAGCccaaccagcagcaccacagcaAGCGCAACGCTCGAGACACGGGCTCGAGGCGGCCACGACGGTCAAGGTCTCGCTCAAGGTCACGCTCCCGACCCCGAGATTTGGGCATTGACAAAAAGCGGCTGCTGGAGGTGGCGCGCAAGAATGCCATCCATATGTTCAAGCGGGGAAATCTGCCGGGAGTGGCCGATATGACGCCCGAGGTGAAGGACAAGGTACTGATCAAGATGCGCTATGGCGGACGCACCGTCCAGGATTTGACGGACTTCTGCAAGAAGATCTCCAGCGGAGATGCGCTGTCCGACCTGAGCTCTGACGAGGAGTCCGATACGGATAAGAATGGGAATGCCAAGGCCTTCCACCACCCCTTCCAGCTGAAGGAGCGGGAACCGATTGTGATGCACATCCGCAACTCCACGCCGATACAGCCGCGGAGGGAGGATCAAACCAAGGCCATAACCATGCAGTTCCCCGTGTCCTCTGGCCAGGCACATCGCATCACCGAGGCCTGGGTGCCTGTGGAGCGCAAGGATGCGTTAGCGCCACTCCCATCGCTACCGCCCGTCAAACAATCCACGAATATCTTCCAGGACATACAGAAGAATGTGTTTGCCAAATCCATCCCGGCCCTGGAGCAGCAAGAGCCCGCCTTTAAGCCGATAGGTGGACCAGCAGCATTGGAATCGTCTACGTCTGTGTCATCACCTGCACCTGTGCCCGCACCTGTACCCGTTCCCGCGCCGGTTCCTCTGTCTCGTCCAGagccagttccagctccagctgtgGCTCCAGTCAACGCATTCACTCCCGCTCCGATACCATTTGTGCCTGAGGTTCCCATACCATCTGCCACAACACCCGTGACTCCCAGCAGATCAGCAGCTATGCGGCAGTCGTCACAGAGTGCTTCCATCTTTCCGGAGACGTTGCCGCTCAGCATGGATGTGTCGAGCATCATCACACAGCGGCTCAGCGCCATTCGTCGACTACAG ACAAATCCCACCGACTGCGAGGCCATCAAAATGATGCACAACGCACAGCGGGACATGTCCTCGTGGGCGTCCTCGAAGCATCTGCCAGGCCAATTCACGGGCAGCACGGGGGCGCATGTGATGAAGGCCCATGAGCTGAATAGTGGACCGCAGCTGTGGGTACGCCGGGATCAGCTGACCTCCACGAAGCCTGTGACCggtggcatgggcatggctcTGTTGCAGAAAATGGGCTGGAAGCCTGGCGAGGGACTGGGACGATGCAAAACGGGCTCTCTGCAGCCTCTCCTGCTGGATGTGAAACTGGACAAACGAGGCCTGGTGTCCCGCGAAGATATTAAACTGCAGCCGAACCGCCCGGCGGCGGGGCATCGTAAGAACAAGAAcagcggcggtggtggtgtcGGGGGCGGCGGTCCTGGCCAGAGTGGACCCCCACCAATGGTGGTAACGATGGACAAGCATCCCGTGTGTGTGCTCAATGAGCTGACCTCGAAGAACCGGTGGACGCCGCCACAGTACACGCTGCAACAGGAATCGGGTCCGTCTCACATACGCAGTTTTCTCTTCTCCGTGGAGATCAATGGGAATTCGTACACACCCGATCGGCcgtgcaacaacaagaaggagGCAAAGCTAAATGCGGCCAAATTGTGTTTGGAAAAGTTGGGCATCTTGCAGCCCAGTTAG